From Juglans regia cultivar Chandler chromosome 8, Walnut 2.0, whole genome shotgun sequence, the proteins below share one genomic window:
- the LOC108980199 gene encoding EID1-like F-box protein 3, with amino-acid sequence MSRDERLKSNYPPSQGSQSSESGILNDSILVLLFKTIKWDVQTLCLTSLVNRKLRAIAERVLWRELCVYRAPRMVASLAHDTAHGRFCGGWHALAKIMFFCCGCESTRHFKVNQPSPGHFVKAARFSKTSGRSFLSKKCRGDLLYVSDPCEHPTTGDKEDDYLGIYRGVFKGFTRSTTRASLIGRQAALEDRVRCPYCRARVWSMTTARLVPKSAARRLGSHDGGLEYFVCVNGHLHGTCWLVPLSSDEDETNGDDEDNGSDGGNIDTQTGMEGHQ; translated from the coding sequence ATGAGTCGGGACGAGCGCCTTAAATCAAATTACCCGCCGAGTCAAGGGTCCCAGTCATCTGAGTCCGGCATACTCAATGATAGCATTCTCGTGCTCCTCTTCAAGACCATCAAATGGGACGTTCAAACTCTCTGCCTGACCTCTTTGGTCAATCGGAAGCTCCGAGCCATAGCGGAGCGTGTGCTCTGGCGCGAGCTCTGCGTGTACCGGGCGCCCCGCATGGTGGCCTCATTGGCCCATGATACGGCGCACGGTCGGTTCTGCGGCGGGTGGCACGCGCTCGCGAAGATAATGTTCTTCTGCTGTGGTTGCGAGTCAACGCGGCATTTCAAGGTGAATCAGCCCTCGCCGGGTCACTTCGTGAAGGCCGCTCGGTTTTCTAAAACCTCGGGCCGGAGCTTCTTGAGCAAGAAGTGTCGGGGAGATTTGTTGTACGTGAGTGACCCGTGCGAGCATCCCACTACGGGCGACAAGGAAGATGATTACCTGGGGATTTACAGAGGCGTATTCAAGGGATTCACCAGGTCGACGACGAGGGCGAGCTTGATCGGAAGGCAGGCGGCGCTGGAGGACAGAGTGAGGTGTCCTTATTGCAGGGCTCGCGTGTGGAGCATGACGACGGCTCGGTTGGTGCCCAAGAGCGCAGCAAGGCGGCTAGGCTCGCACGATGGGGGCTTGGAGTATTTCGTGTGTGTGAATGGGCACTTGCATGGAACATGTTGGCTGGTGCCGTTATCGTCCGACGAGGATGAAACCAACGGCGACGATGAAGACAATGGTAGTGACGGTGGGAATATCGATACTCAGACTGGGATGGAAGGCCATCAGTAA